Proteins encoded together in one Rubripirellula reticaptiva window:
- a CDS encoding permease, which yields MNDSRTSISPLGRTKYRWAAPGDINAFFGLMLDNIAGLLLMVGLLAGFGFPTEFAVSAMVPGTALGVLIGDLAFFFLAFRLAKQTGRDDITAMPLGLDTPSTFGIVLFVLGPSFLQGQAMGLDPTAAAYRTWYIGIWCIVLSGLLKFMLAPATEWVRRCVPRAGLLGSLAAIALVLISFLPLMEILGHPLPGMIALVIVLTTLIGRIPLPGRTPGTLGALIVAGAMYYIMCWIPDTGYHFPKPVDVAWFPTMWMESWQFQWLGSFADALPYVPIAMPFAIATIVGGIDCTESACAAGDAYDTRTVIGVEALATLIAGLSGGVIQTTPYIGHPAYKAMGGRAAYVLGTALLVGSAGLVGYFAWLNAWIPAPVVFPILVFVGLEITAQSFLATPRRHYPAVAIACLPALAFLAMNLPGRIFGDDALMSQGISAETLHDPGLMANLKTIGMLSSGFILTSLLWSWALAAAIDRRLVLAAKVLLLACVLTLFGVMHSPLAGNRLFVPIGPETWGNMVLDPVNRKLVLEFAAGYFASAVLLFAWSFMGGIGKPIIGDEEPPA from the coding sequence ATGAATGATTCAAGGACGTCCATATCCCCTCTTGGCCGGACAAAATACCGCTGGGCCGCGCCGGGTGATATCAACGCCTTCTTTGGCTTGATGCTGGACAACATTGCCGGGCTGCTGTTGATGGTAGGTCTGCTGGCCGGATTCGGATTCCCGACCGAGTTCGCGGTTTCGGCGATGGTTCCCGGCACGGCTTTGGGAGTTCTGATCGGTGACTTGGCGTTTTTCTTTCTTGCGTTTCGACTCGCAAAACAGACCGGACGCGACGACATCACCGCGATGCCGCTGGGGCTAGATACTCCGTCTACCTTTGGCATTGTCTTGTTCGTACTAGGGCCGTCGTTCCTGCAAGGTCAAGCGATGGGGCTCGACCCAACCGCTGCGGCCTACCGAACTTGGTACATCGGGATTTGGTGCATCGTGCTGTCGGGATTACTGAAGTTCATGTTGGCACCAGCGACTGAGTGGGTTCGCCGCTGTGTGCCGCGAGCCGGTTTGTTGGGATCGCTCGCCGCGATCGCGTTGGTCTTGATCAGCTTTCTGCCGCTGATGGAAATCCTGGGTCATCCACTGCCGGGCATGATTGCGCTGGTGATCGTGCTGACGACTTTGATTGGCCGGATTCCGCTGCCCGGACGAACGCCCGGAACGCTAGGCGCTTTGATTGTCGCCGGCGCGATGTACTACATTATGTGTTGGATCCCCGATACCGGATACCATTTTCCCAAACCCGTCGACGTTGCTTGGTTCCCGACGATGTGGATGGAAAGTTGGCAGTTCCAGTGGCTCGGTAGCTTTGCCGATGCATTGCCATATGTCCCGATAGCGATGCCGTTTGCAATCGCCACCATTGTTGGCGGCATTGACTGTACCGAAAGTGCATGCGCCGCGGGCGATGCCTACGACACGCGAACTGTCATCGGTGTCGAAGCACTGGCAACATTGATCGCGGGCCTGTCGGGGGGCGTGATTCAGACGACGCCGTACATCGGACACCCTGCGTACAAGGCGATGGGCGGTCGCGCGGCCTATGTGCTGGGGACAGCGTTGTTAGTCGGATCTGCTGGATTAGTGGGATACTTCGCGTGGTTGAATGCATGGATCCCCGCCCCGGTGGTTTTTCCAATCCTGGTTTTTGTCGGCCTTGAAATCACAGCACAAAGTTTTCTAGCAACACCGCGTCGACACTACCCAGCGGTCGCGATAGCTTGCCTGCCTGCACTCGCATTTTTAGCGATGAATCTGCCCGGCCGAATCTTTGGTGATGACGCGTTGATGTCGCAGGGCATCAGTGCTGAAACGCTTCATGACCCTGGGTTGATGGCAAACCTAAAAACGATCGGCATGCTCAGCAGCGGATTCATTCTGACCAGTCTGCTTTGGTCGTGGGCGCTGGCGGCTGCGATTGACCGACGACTGGTATTGGCGGCGAAAGTCCTGCTGCTTGCCTGTGTTTTGACGCTGTTTGGAGTGATGCATTCGCCGCTTGCCGGGAATCGCTTATTCGTTCCCATTGGTCCCGAGACTTGGGGCAACATGGTGCTAGATCCCGTCAATCGCAAACTCGTGCTGGAATTCGCAGCAGGGTACTTTGCATCCGCAGTTCTGCTGTTTGCGTGGTCATTCATGGGCGGCATTGGAAAGCCCATCATCGGTGACGAAGAACCACCGGCCTAG
- a CDS encoding GHMP family kinase ATP-binding protein, with the protein MRVTTGARLHFGLLDTAAPFGGVGVMVDQPATEIVVRPNAAFVADDSIIGRATKIVTRLCHHVGWDGLPACQINLVAAPPSHCGLGSGTQLSMAIAESICAFFDVDIAAETLAVEIAGRGKRSAIGVHGYYAGGLIDERADSPTDLNPLNHRIELPESWRVIVMRPKAEATTISGDTEIEQFSALKLATAEAKSNLIHILDHEILPAARAADFATFASSVQRYNYASGMFFASVQGGPYHGEDVARLIDETIGRGGHGVGQSSWGPGVFAWFESAGDLERFTDNLPADVDVIAKTKPKHQPRSIEIES; encoded by the coding sequence GTGCGTGTGACCACGGGAGCTCGATTGCATTTTGGGTTGCTGGACACCGCTGCTCCGTTTGGCGGCGTCGGTGTGATGGTGGACCAACCGGCAACCGAAATTGTGGTTCGTCCAAATGCCGCGTTTGTTGCCGATGATTCGATCATCGGGCGAGCCACCAAAATTGTGACACGGCTTTGCCATCACGTTGGTTGGGATGGACTGCCGGCTTGCCAAATCAACCTGGTCGCAGCACCACCGTCGCATTGCGGGCTCGGTAGCGGTACTCAGTTGTCGATGGCGATCGCGGAATCGATCTGCGCATTTTTTGATGTCGACATTGCTGCGGAAACGCTGGCCGTTGAGATTGCGGGCAGGGGGAAACGTTCAGCCATCGGTGTGCATGGTTACTATGCCGGCGGATTGATCGATGAACGGGCTGATTCGCCGACGGACCTGAATCCGCTCAATCATCGGATTGAATTGCCTGAGTCGTGGCGGGTGATCGTCATGCGTCCCAAAGCGGAGGCAACGACGATTAGTGGCGACACCGAGATTGAACAGTTTTCGGCTTTGAAGTTGGCCACTGCTGAAGCGAAGTCGAATCTGATCCACATTTTGGATCACGAGATATTGCCAGCGGCCAGAGCGGCCGACTTTGCCACGTTTGCAAGCAGCGTGCAGCGGTACAACTACGCCAGCGGAATGTTTTTCGCGAGCGTGCAAGGCGGGCCGTATCACGGTGAAGACGTGGCACGCTTAATCGATGAAACGATCGGTCGTGGCGGTCACGGCGTTGGGCAAAGCAGTTGGGGGCCGGGGGTTTTCGCTTGGTTCGAATCCGCCGGCGATCTGGAACGCTTTACAGACAACTTGCCCGCGGATGTCGACGTGATCGCAAAAACGAAACCGAAACACCAACCGCGATCAATCGAAATCGAATCCTGA
- a CDS encoding DUF447 domain-containing protein encodes MRFLDRSQMRLFPRKGEVLILESLVSSIDASGRVNLAPMGPIVHGDLTEPSGMGVTFTLRPFVSSRTFSNLKQSKCAVIHVTDDAMLIARAAVGQIDDVDVAGLVRQIEGTDWWPLIDCHRWFAVEIESIEHDEVRSEMHCRVVRSKMVRPFFGFNRAKHAVLETAILATRTHLISADAIHDEIKRLTPLIDKTAGSAEHDAFKMLRRIIDERLADQ; translated from the coding sequence ATGCGTTTTCTCGATCGCAGCCAAATGCGACTCTTCCCGAGAAAGGGTGAAGTCTTGATTCTAGAGTCTCTCGTTTCGTCGATCGATGCATCGGGCCGAGTCAATCTTGCGCCGATGGGGCCGATCGTTCATGGTGACCTTACTGAACCAAGTGGCATGGGGGTGACCTTTACGCTGCGCCCGTTCGTGTCGTCGCGCACGTTCAGTAATTTGAAACAGTCCAAGTGTGCGGTCATTCACGTCACCGACGACGCCATGCTGATCGCTCGTGCGGCCGTAGGCCAGATCGATGACGTCGATGTTGCGGGACTCGTTCGCCAGATCGAGGGCACCGATTGGTGGCCGCTGATCGATTGTCATCGCTGGTTCGCGGTCGAGATTGAATCGATCGAGCATGACGAAGTTCGGTCCGAGATGCATTGCAGAGTGGTTCGGTCCAAGATGGTTCGTCCATTCTTTGGGTTCAATCGCGCCAAGCACGCGGTGTTGGAAACTGCAATTTTGGCGACGCGAACGCATCTGATTTCGGCCGACGCGATTCACGACGAGATCAAACGTCTGACACCACTGATCGACAAAACCGCTGGTTCTGCTGAACATGATGCCTTCAAAATGCTTCGCAGGATCATTGATGAACGACTCGCCGACCAGTAA
- a CDS encoding anthranilate synthase component II — MILLLDNYDSFVHNLARYFRRAGCETIVVRSDQIDVRGCNELSPDAVVLSPGPRRPEEAGCSIEVLRELSPEIPILGVCLGHQSIGAAFGGVIHRCGPMHGVSSLIQHDGLGVYADCPSPMRVARYHSLAIDPDHVPRELIVTASTDDGVIMGVRHRTRPIHGVQFHPESVLSDYGAKIIENFIAIARQCAGDSAADSLNAFSRSQPNATLPEKG; from the coding sequence TTGATCCTACTTCTCGACAATTACGATTCCTTCGTTCACAACCTGGCCCGATACTTTCGTCGGGCTGGATGCGAAACAATTGTCGTTCGAAGCGACCAGATCGATGTACGCGGATGTAACGAACTGTCACCCGACGCAGTGGTGTTGTCGCCGGGCCCGCGGCGCCCCGAAGAGGCAGGTTGTTCGATTGAGGTACTGCGTGAACTGTCGCCCGAGATTCCGATTCTAGGTGTCTGCTTGGGCCATCAATCGATCGGCGCCGCATTCGGTGGCGTGATCCATCGTTGTGGACCAATGCACGGCGTCAGCAGTTTGATCCAGCACGACGGACTTGGCGTTTATGCCGATTGTCCGTCACCGATGCGAGTTGCCCGGTATCACTCACTTGCGATCGATCCGGATCATGTTCCCCGTGAATTGATCGTGACCGCATCGACGGACGATGGAGTCATCATGGGCGTGCGGCATAGAACTCGACCGATCCATGGCGTGCAATTTCATCCCGAATCGGTGCTGTCAGATTACGGCGCAAAGATCATCGAAAACTTCATTGCAATTGCTCGTCAATGCGCTGGCGACAGCGCGGCGGATTCACTCAATGCGTTTTCTCGATCGCAGCCAAATGCGACTCTTCCCGAGAAAGGGTGA
- a CDS encoding ExbD/TolR family protein: MKIRNQKDAEKNGLDMTSMIDIVFLLLIFFVMTFKIVEMEGDFSVRMPLAGGAASDPTDLPLKLRLRANEEGQLTGMSMNEIDLGTDFDKLRGNVVSMVGGNAPVAGDEGPELEIDTDYNLRYEYVIRAITAVSGYKDGDQVVKLIEKIKFAKPRR; the protein is encoded by the coding sequence ATGAAAATTCGAAATCAAAAAGACGCCGAAAAGAACGGACTGGACATGACCAGCATGATCGACATTGTCTTTCTGCTGCTGATCTTCTTTGTGATGACGTTCAAAATTGTTGAGATGGAAGGTGATTTCAGCGTTCGGATGCCATTGGCTGGTGGTGCTGCGTCGGACCCGACGGACTTGCCGTTGAAACTGCGATTGCGAGCTAATGAGGAAGGTCAATTGACCGGCATGTCGATGAATGAAATTGATCTAGGAACCGATTTTGACAAACTTCGCGGCAACGTTGTTTCGATGGTGGGCGGCAACGCACCCGTCGCCGGTGACGAAGGTCCCGAACTGGAAATTGACACCGATTACAACCTGCGATACGAATACGTGATCCGCGCGATTACCGCAGTCAGCGGTTACAAAGACGGTGACCAAGTGGTGAAGCTGATCGAAAAGATCAAGTTTGCAAAACCACGCCGGTAA
- a CDS encoding ExbD/TolR family protein has product MRVKNNKVDLAEGDLTPMIDMTFQLIAFFMVLINFAQTESNDRVKLPSSQLVKPPEVAIEFPIVLHVAKDGEIILGGDDYTAETLRIGLSREISVIRAEGKSVNDANVIIRAHKDTAAGDVQEIIRVAQEQKLENFALRVKEDRS; this is encoded by the coding sequence ATGCGCGTAAAAAACAACAAAGTCGATTTGGCCGAAGGCGACCTGACGCCGATGATCGATATGACGTTCCAGTTGATCGCCTTTTTTATGGTCCTGATCAACTTTGCGCAAACCGAATCGAATGATCGCGTCAAGTTGCCAAGTAGCCAATTGGTCAAGCCGCCGGAAGTCGCGATTGAGTTTCCGATCGTGCTGCATGTAGCCAAAGATGGCGAGATCATCTTGGGCGGTGACGACTACACCGCAGAAACACTTCGGATTGGGCTAAGCCGTGAAATATCGGTGATTCGAGCCGAAGGTAAATCGGTGAATGACGCCAACGTCATCATCCGAGCGCACAAGGACACCGCCGCTGGTGACGTGCAGGAGATCATTCGTGTCGCCCAAGAACAGAAGCTCGAAAACTTTGCGCTTCGTGTGAAGGAGGATCGTTCATGA
- a CDS encoding MotA/TolQ/ExbB proton channel family protein has translation MSVSCGSLTGMSSLLRSIVFMIVFISSSSLAITASAQDDAAAEFGDAAGEFADDVAAEPEPPAADGGNENQADTPAPKGSQNLLKWTYDSLGLGYVLIFLALSITLVSLFVMNMLAARRDTLCPQELVDNFEARLNEKDFQGAYDMARTDESVLGQVLSAGLAKLSRGYNKALEGMQEVGEEESMKLEHRLSYMALIGNLSPMIGLFGTVQGMISSFQVIALGGSTPKPSDLAAGISTALFTTLVGLAVAIPAIAAYNILRNRVSRLLLEVGVTSENLMSRFEDVQPQAVKK, from the coding sequence ATGTCCGTCTCCTGCGGTTCGCTAACTGGCATGTCCAGTCTTCTTCGTTCGATCGTTTTCATGATCGTGTTCATTTCTTCGTCTTCTCTGGCAATCACTGCCAGCGCTCAAGATGATGCCGCTGCCGAATTCGGAGACGCCGCAGGCGAATTTGCCGACGACGTCGCTGCCGAGCCGGAGCCACCGGCCGCAGACGGTGGAAACGAAAACCAAGCAGACACGCCGGCTCCCAAGGGTAGCCAGAACTTGTTGAAGTGGACCTATGACTCACTTGGACTCGGCTACGTGCTGATCTTCTTAGCCCTTTCGATCACTTTGGTGTCCTTGTTTGTGATGAACATGTTGGCCGCCCGACGCGATACACTTTGTCCGCAAGAGTTGGTCGATAATTTCGAGGCTCGGCTGAACGAAAAAGACTTCCAAGGCGCCTATGACATGGCCCGAACTGACGAGTCGGTGCTTGGGCAAGTCTTGTCGGCTGGCTTGGCAAAACTAAGCCGCGGCTACAACAAGGCGCTCGAAGGAATGCAGGAAGTCGGCGAAGAAGAAAGCATGAAGCTGGAACACCGCCTCAGTTACATGGCGTTGATCGGCAACCTTAGTCCCATGATCGGTCTGTTCGGAACGGTTCAGGGGATGATTTCATCGTTCCAAGTGATCGCGTTGGGCGGATCCACTCCCAAGCCATCGGATTTGGCCGCAGGTATTTCGACGGCGTTGTTTACGACGCTGGTCGGCTTGGCGGTCGCGATTCCGGCGATCGCGGCTTACAACATTTTGCGTAACCGAGTCTCGCGTTTGCTGTTAGAAGTCGGCGTGACTAGCGAAAACTTGATGAGCCGTTTCGAAGACGTTCAACCTCAAGCGGTTAAGAAGTAG
- a CDS encoding tetratricopeptide repeat protein → MNHFSKLICIVIVVTVTLAFASPVQAQNDRLYDKSGKSVTGAVAQTSAKGVQVKRSDGVQNFLSADIEKILYEGDPGSLTKAREFVIDDQYEQALEELKKVDTKEIKRAVIEADYAYYTVLSQSKLALSGRGPKEAAASAVLGFIGKYRDSWHLFDAAKILGDLALALNKPADALKYYKLLDSSASADTKIESVYLQGMVSVSQKESDAAISLFDKVINVKAQTPQTIRTQSLAKAGKAVALAQTGKATEGLELVNSLIAELNPTDIEMAARIYNAQGASYEASGDFEGAVLAYLHTHLMFSRLPDAHAQALLKLVELWPKLGKPDRAAEARQELQQRYPGAL, encoded by the coding sequence ATGAACCACTTTTCAAAACTCATTTGCATCGTCATTGTCGTTACTGTGACGCTTGCGTTTGCGTCGCCTGTCCAGGCCCAGAACGATCGGCTGTACGACAAGTCGGGTAAGAGCGTCACCGGCGCAGTTGCCCAGACCAGTGCCAAAGGTGTTCAAGTAAAACGCAGCGATGGCGTTCAAAATTTCTTGTCGGCGGACATCGAAAAAATACTCTACGAAGGCGACCCAGGTTCGTTGACCAAGGCTCGCGAGTTTGTGATCGACGATCAATACGAGCAGGCGCTCGAAGAGTTGAAAAAGGTCGACACGAAAGAAATCAAACGCGCTGTCATCGAAGCCGACTACGCTTACTACACCGTTCTTTCGCAAAGCAAACTGGCCTTGTCGGGACGCGGTCCTAAGGAAGCTGCCGCATCGGCGGTACTTGGCTTCATCGGAAAGTACCGCGATTCATGGCACTTGTTTGACGCCGCGAAGATCCTGGGCGATTTGGCGCTGGCACTGAACAAACCGGCCGATGCGCTGAAGTACTACAAACTGCTTGACAGTTCAGCTTCGGCGGACACCAAGATCGAATCGGTTTATCTGCAGGGGATGGTTTCTGTCTCGCAAAAAGAAAGCGATGCGGCGATCTCGCTGTTTGACAAAGTCATCAACGTCAAGGCGCAAACACCGCAGACGATTCGCACTCAATCGCTTGCTAAAGCTGGCAAAGCCGTCGCGCTAGCTCAAACCGGTAAGGCGACCGAAGGTCTCGAGCTAGTCAATTCGCTGATTGCTGAATTGAATCCTACCGACATTGAAATGGCCGCTCGGATTTACAATGCGCAAGGTGCTAGTTACGAAGCATCTGGCGACTTTGAAGGAGCCGTATTGGCCTACTTGCACACTCATTTGATGTTTTCGCGTTTGCCAGATGCACATGCGCAAGCGTTGCTAAAGCTTGTCGAACTGTGGCCCAAACTCGGGAAACCCGATCGAGCGGCCGAAGCACGCCAAGAACTGCAACAACGCTACCCCGGTGCTTTGTAG